Proteins encoded in a region of the Candidatus Moanabacter tarae genome:
- the exbB_3 gene encoding Biopolymer transport protein ExbB has translation MKSLKIFIILICVTLYWTALPLSAQGSQNDLAETIARLSKIRSEIEKERIPLAKELSRLEKRVSDKRIQADQNIRLTANQEVDLSSLEELIQRLKDENNSLSASLSDYIRTFESRIHVSERQLYRDPLQSAKALENDRTLTMAKKLRSQLDATDIAFQRLDNSIQGHSFSGRAIMPGGKYEEGTFVTLGPISYFLGTNGQIGLPAADVASLDPIVSSIPSRLQEGINRLVSTRQGIVPIDATLGDAFKIEATRETQLEEIKKGGLVMYPILGLATFAFIVAIFKWFEISSVKQGRAEDLRIILQHLKSGEKEKAIAMAKSVKGPSGELLTAAVTNAEADLALIEEILYEKMLKTQPRLERMLPLIAVTAATAPLFGLLGTVTGMIKTFNLITVFGTGDASNLSAGISEALVTTKFGLIIAIPSLILYALLSRKAKGVLTSMEQTSIGFLNGLQDIRSGKTSTN, from the coding sequence ATGAAATCGCTCAAAATATTCATCATCCTAATTTGCGTCACTCTTTACTGGACGGCTCTTCCGCTGTCGGCGCAAGGGTCACAAAATGATCTCGCCGAGACCATAGCCAGGCTCAGTAAAATCCGGAGTGAAATTGAAAAAGAGAGAATTCCTCTAGCTAAGGAACTCAGTAGGCTTGAAAAGAGAGTAAGCGACAAACGCATTCAAGCCGATCAAAACATTCGCCTAACCGCCAATCAGGAAGTCGATCTCAGCTCACTGGAAGAACTGATTCAGAGGCTAAAAGATGAAAACAACTCTCTTTCTGCTAGCCTCAGCGATTACATTCGCACTTTTGAGTCAAGGATCCACGTAAGCGAGAGACAGCTTTATCGTGATCCGCTTCAATCGGCTAAGGCTCTTGAAAATGATCGCACCCTGACCATGGCGAAAAAGCTTCGTTCCCAACTCGATGCTACCGATATCGCCTTCCAGCGTCTCGACAATTCAATTCAAGGGCATTCCTTTTCAGGAAGAGCGATTATGCCGGGAGGAAAGTACGAGGAAGGGACCTTTGTGACTCTGGGACCCATCTCCTACTTTCTGGGAACTAACGGTCAAATAGGTCTGCCGGCAGCGGATGTCGCCTCGCTGGATCCGATCGTCTCTTCAATACCGAGTCGGTTGCAGGAAGGGATCAACAGATTGGTCAGCACCCGGCAAGGAATCGTACCAATAGACGCCACCCTGGGAGATGCATTTAAAATCGAGGCGACCAGAGAAACTCAGCTAGAGGAAATCAAGAAGGGTGGCTTGGTAATGTATCCGATCCTTGGCCTCGCAACTTTTGCTTTCATCGTAGCTATCTTTAAGTGGTTTGAAATCAGCAGCGTAAAACAAGGTCGCGCGGAAGACCTCCGGATTATCCTGCAACATCTCAAATCAGGGGAAAAAGAGAAAGCTATCGCGATGGCGAAGTCCGTCAAGGGTCCCAGCGGAGAGCTTCTTACCGCAGCAGTTACCAACGCCGAAGCCGACCTCGCCCTTATCGAGGAAATCCTATACGAAAAGATGCTCAAAACACAGCCTCGATTGGAACGTATGTTGCCTTTAATCGCGGTTACTGCCGCCACCGCACCCCTCTTCGGTCTCCTCGGGACAGTTACTGGAATGATCAAAACATTTAACCTCATAACCGTCTTTGGAACTGGAGATGCAAGCAACCTCTCTGCTGGTATATCCGAGGCTCTTGTTACAACTAAATTCGGCCTCATCATAGCCATTCCATCTCTAATCCTATACGCGCTTCTAAGTAGAAAAGCTAAGGGGGTTCTCACCAGTATGGAACAAACTTCAATTGGCTTTCTCAACGGCCTTCAAGACATTAGAAGCGGAAAAACCTCCACTAATTAG
- the otnC gene encoding 3-oxo-tetronate 4-phosphate decarboxylase — MGRTGKVSKMNRVLSAQDVADLVLRKREIEVTLKESILTPAALNLLQSEQNETVQRKNPIVPDQEHGWTRETDPKTKEEIESFFRSQAIETLKERMVDIGRRLWERNYVDGNGGNITIRVGDNLVLSTPTLISKGFMTTEDMCLVDFEGTQLAGSRKRTSEVKTHIGIMRRQPRAKSCVHAHPVHATAFAVASVVPPTCMIPEAEVFLGKIGLAKYQTPGTIENADEVGRVGIDHNSILMENHGVITWGKDVEDAYWKMENTDAYCQTVWIASQLGRELSTFGPSHLRELIEMRKRLGMEDWRSELPEAELCDNSKFHPSVVCRIPKKDAIGKETDHTE, encoded by the coding sequence ATGGGAAGGACCGGAAAAGTTTCAAAAATGAATAGAGTTTTGAGTGCCCAGGATGTCGCAGATCTCGTGCTGCGGAAACGTGAAATCGAAGTCACTCTGAAAGAATCTATTCTGACGCCAGCAGCCCTAAACTTGCTCCAAAGTGAGCAGAACGAAACAGTTCAACGAAAAAATCCCATAGTGCCGGACCAAGAACACGGATGGACTAGAGAAACCGATCCAAAAACGAAAGAGGAAATTGAGAGTTTTTTTAGATCTCAGGCCATTGAAACCCTAAAGGAAAGAATGGTGGATATAGGGCGTAGGCTGTGGGAGAGAAACTATGTCGATGGAAACGGGGGAAACATAACAATCCGCGTCGGGGACAATCTGGTGCTTTCTACCCCAACTTTGATTTCCAAGGGCTTCATGACAACAGAGGACATGTGTCTGGTCGACTTCGAAGGCACCCAACTTGCTGGCTCGAGAAAACGTACTAGTGAAGTTAAAACTCATATTGGTATCATGCGTCGTCAACCAAGAGCAAAGTCTTGCGTACATGCTCATCCCGTTCATGCTACTGCCTTCGCGGTTGCATCTGTCGTGCCTCCTACCTGTATGATACCCGAAGCAGAGGTTTTTCTAGGAAAGATTGGACTGGCAAAGTACCAAACACCTGGAACCATAGAAAATGCAGATGAGGTAGGGAGGGTTGGCATTGATCACAATTCCATTTTGATGGAAAACCATGGCGTTATTACTTGGGGCAAGGACGTCGAAGATGCTTACTGGAAAATGGAGAATACAGATGCCTACTGTCAGACCGTCTGGATTGCATCACAGCTAGGACGCGAACTCAGTACATTTGGCCCCTCCCATCTGAGGGAACTGATTGAAATGCGAAAGCGTTTGGGGATGGAAGATTGGAGGTCCGAGCTACCCGAAGCCGAGCTCTGCGACAATAGCAAGTTTCACCCAAGTGTGGTATGTCGAATTCCAAAAAAAGACGCGATCGGCAAAGAAACCGATCACACGGAGTAG
- the gfo_5 gene encoding Glucose--fructose oxidoreductase translates to MDAMTDCLRIGSIGAHPSPFGIRGFAVQSGAKMKPLEGVELTAVSEINEAAAQRAQQFFGFKEYYVDYREMLQQADLDAVVIALPTNLHKQASIDALEAGCHVLCEKPPTNTAEEMQEVAEAVQKNNRRYMFVRQSRFLPNVQRAREMVLAGELGEVYAAETSWVRSRGEQIKGTAWRSRRDEGGGVLLDLGIHGIDQAWFCMGNPKPVEVMAMTHTAFRHFSIRPDDYTADDTCVCMIRFDTGTMLQGLFAFGMNAIGPPGEKDKALPYSKEWQTSKLFGTDAGLDIDRKLIMRGPVDDVKVTSMNVPEEHEHPMVSQAREFIAAIREGREPLNNVENALTLMKMLTALKRSGDKRQSVSI, encoded by the coding sequence ATGGATGCTATGACTGACTGCCTCCGTATCGGCTCAATTGGTGCCCATCCTTCTCCTTTCGGAATTCGTGGGTTTGCAGTTCAATCCGGTGCTAAAATGAAGCCCCTCGAAGGTGTTGAGCTTACAGCAGTTTCCGAAATCAATGAAGCAGCAGCTCAACGAGCCCAGCAATTTTTCGGTTTCAAGGAGTATTACGTTGACTATCGCGAGATGTTGCAGCAGGCGGATCTGGATGCTGTTGTTATTGCCCTCCCGACGAATTTGCACAAGCAAGCCTCCATCGATGCCCTGGAAGCGGGTTGTCATGTTTTATGTGAGAAGCCGCCCACTAATACTGCAGAGGAGATGCAGGAAGTTGCTGAGGCCGTCCAAAAAAACAATCGCAGATATATGTTCGTCCGCCAATCAAGATTTCTCCCCAACGTCCAACGCGCCCGGGAAATGGTCTTGGCTGGAGAATTGGGTGAAGTCTATGCAGCAGAAACGAGTTGGGTAAGAAGCCGAGGCGAACAAATTAAAGGTACTGCTTGGCGATCACGTCGGGACGAGGGTGGCGGTGTTCTCCTCGATCTCGGCATTCACGGTATCGACCAAGCCTGGTTCTGCATGGGGAATCCTAAACCGGTCGAGGTTATGGCCATGACCCACACCGCATTCAGACACTTCAGTATCCGTCCAGACGATTACACCGCTGATGATACCTGCGTCTGTATGATCCGATTCGACACAGGAACCATGCTTCAGGGACTCTTCGCTTTCGGCATGAACGCCATCGGGCCGCCTGGCGAGAAAGACAAAGCTTTGCCATATTCTAAAGAATGGCAGACATCGAAGCTATTTGGCACCGATGCCGGACTCGACATTGATCGCAAGTTAATCATGCGGGGGCCGGTCGATGACGTCAAGGTGACTTCAATGAACGTGCCGGAAGAGCACGAACATCCGATGGTTAGTCAGGCCCGCGAATTTATTGCTGCTATACGAGAAGGTCGCGAACCGCTTAACAACGTTGAAAACGCCTTAACTCTCATGAAAATGCTGACTGCTTTGAAAAGGTCTGGAGATAAGAGACAAAGCGTTTCGATATAG
- the fabG_15 gene encoding 3-oxoacyl-[acyl-carrier-protein] reductase FabG, translating to MPLTYNNRKALVTGAGRGIGKAIAKLLASEGVAVACVSKTESKCQSAANEILASGGEARAYAVDVSDEEAVSSTAKKILEDFGCIDILINNAGIAKDGLILRMSAESWQEVMDTNLTSCFYWTKKLAHPMAKNRWGRIVNISSVVGLTGNAGQCNYSSSKAGMLGLTKSLARELASRSITVNAVAPGFVETDMTSRLDDRTTDHILKNIPLRRLGSPDDIAQVVGFLCSEQASYITGQVFTVDGGMVM from the coding sequence ATGCCGTTAACTTACAATAACCGCAAGGCCTTGGTAACAGGAGCCGGAAGGGGAATCGGGAAGGCCATCGCAAAATTGTTGGCCTCCGAAGGTGTAGCAGTGGCTTGTGTAAGCAAGACGGAAAGCAAATGCCAATCGGCTGCGAATGAGATTCTAGCTTCGGGCGGCGAGGCAAGAGCCTACGCTGTTGACGTATCCGACGAGGAAGCGGTTTCTAGCACCGCAAAGAAGATTCTGGAAGATTTTGGCTGTATAGATATCCTCATCAATAATGCTGGCATAGCCAAAGATGGGTTGATCCTGCGCATGTCGGCCGAAAGCTGGCAGGAGGTAATGGACACCAATCTAACCAGTTGTTTCTATTGGACAAAAAAACTGGCACATCCCATGGCAAAAAACCGCTGGGGGCGCATCGTCAACATATCATCGGTAGTCGGTTTAACCGGGAACGCCGGCCAATGCAATTATTCATCTTCTAAGGCCGGCATGCTCGGCTTAACCAAATCCCTCGCTCGTGAACTTGCTTCCCGATCGATTACAGTAAATGCAGTTGCCCCTGGATTTGTTGAAACTGACATGACGTCAAGGCTTGACGACCGGACCACCGATCACATTCTCAAGAACATCCCATTACGCCGCCTGGGTAGCCCCGATGATATCGCACAAGTTGTAGGGTTTCTGTGCTC
- a CDS encoding putative RNA pseudouridine synthase, with the protein MRIQKFLSMQGICSRRNAERMISEGKLRVNGEVASLGQKVNPENDRVTIGSRVVPSSKHSTLAYLVNKPKGYICSTLDPHNENTVFSLLPKSVSNQIRFCAGRLDKDSEGMVILTNDGSLVQCLTHPSQRVVKKYRVLLDKPFSYSSLSFLLKGIHDQGEHLKLDKVISDKRGTQSNTSVEVHLSHGKKREIRRLMRAAGYRVERLYRFQFGGLKLTGLGKGNCRPLTHKEIALLVPKR; encoded by the coding sequence ATGCGAATACAAAAGTTTCTTTCTATGCAGGGCATTTGCTCGAGGAGGAATGCGGAGCGGATGATTAGCGAGGGAAAACTTCGCGTCAATGGCGAAGTAGCCTCGCTTGGTCAAAAGGTTAATCCAGAAAATGACCGAGTGACGATTGGGTCCCGGGTAGTCCCCAGTTCAAAACATTCTACACTGGCCTATCTCGTGAACAAACCAAAGGGCTATATTTGTAGTACGTTGGATCCTCATAATGAAAATACCGTATTCTCCCTTCTCCCTAAAAGTGTATCTAACCAAATTCGTTTTTGCGCCGGACGTCTGGATAAAGACAGTGAAGGTATGGTAATACTGACGAACGATGGATCACTGGTCCAATGTCTCACCCATCCTAGTCAGAGAGTCGTGAAAAAGTACCGGGTTTTGCTTGATAAGCCTTTTTCTTATTCTTCTTTATCCTTCCTCCTTAAGGGAATTCATGATCAAGGTGAACATTTAAAATTGGATAAGGTCATTTCCGACAAGAGAGGGACCCAATCGAATACAAGTGTAGAAGTCCACCTCTCCCACGGGAAAAAAAGAGAGATCCGTCGCCTCATGAGGGCAGCAGGCTATAGAGTTGAGCGGCTATATCGATTTCAATTCGGGGGTCTCAAACTCACAGGGTTAGGAAAAGGAAACTGTCGTCCTCTAACTCACAAAGAGATAGCACTCCTCGTCCCTAAACGGTGA
- the rhaB gene encoding L-Rhamnulokinase: MPGKSVNRDVHLAVDLGAESGRIIAGQLSGELLSLQEVHRFPNVPQRIEGHLHWDIEVLFEEICKGLAKAGRLFGKNVRTVGVDSWGIDYGLLDREGNLLKQPFCYRDNRTDEVIDEVFEIIPRDELYKKTGIQIMSLNTVFQLAAELKSPDTSLEKADRLLFIPDLLNYWLCGVSRTEYTIASTSQLMDMRNGDWCISLIENLSIPSEIFSRPILPGTKLGPLKPKIGEASGLEGVDIIAVAGHDTGSAVAAIPAENERFAYLSSGTWSLLGIELKNALITEKTFEYNITNEGGVSRTIRTLKNISGMWLVQECRRQWEQEGENYSYADLTDMASRATPLTALIDPDSIDFIKPEFMPERIWKYCLDRGHDISKDKGRTIRTILESLAMKYRYILEQLEEVSQTTLDPIHIVGGGAQNRLLNQFTADVTGKKVLSGPVEATALGNLIMQLVAMGKISGLKEGRQLIRKSFPPETFLPAVTDAWDSPYANFCNLVGR; encoded by the coding sequence ATGCCTGGGAAGTCGGTGAATCGAGATGTCCATCTTGCGGTTGATCTGGGTGCGGAAAGTGGGCGCATTATTGCGGGGCAACTTAGTGGAGAATTATTATCTCTACAAGAAGTGCACCGATTTCCAAACGTACCGCAAAGAATCGAGGGCCACCTTCACTGGGATATCGAGGTTTTGTTTGAAGAAATCTGTAAAGGGCTAGCGAAGGCGGGGCGGCTCTTCGGAAAGAATGTCAGGACAGTAGGGGTGGATTCCTGGGGAATCGATTACGGGCTTCTCGACAGAGAAGGAAATCTTCTAAAACAGCCCTTTTGCTACCGGGATAATCGAACGGACGAAGTCATTGACGAAGTTTTTGAGATTATCCCGAGGGATGAACTCTACAAAAAGACGGGAATCCAGATCATGTCCCTTAACACAGTTTTTCAACTTGCGGCAGAACTCAAGAGCCCCGATACCTCCCTGGAAAAGGCTGATCGATTACTGTTTATTCCCGATCTATTGAACTACTGGCTCTGCGGGGTTAGTCGCACTGAATATACGATCGCTAGTACGAGCCAACTCATGGACATGAGAAACGGCGACTGGTGTATATCCTTGATAGAGAATCTCTCGATCCCCTCTGAAATTTTTTCCCGCCCTATACTTCCTGGGACGAAACTAGGACCATTAAAGCCTAAGATTGGGGAAGCATCCGGGCTTGAGGGGGTCGACATAATCGCAGTCGCGGGTCATGATACAGGTTCTGCCGTGGCTGCGATACCAGCAGAAAATGAGCGCTTCGCTTATCTGAGTTCGGGAACTTGGTCTCTGCTGGGGATCGAACTTAAAAACGCTCTGATTACTGAAAAGACATTCGAGTACAATATTACGAATGAGGGAGGTGTCTCGAGAACAATTCGGACCTTAAAGAATATATCCGGAATGTGGCTGGTGCAAGAGTGTAGGCGACAGTGGGAGCAGGAAGGAGAGAATTATTCCTACGCGGACCTCACCGATATGGCATCCAGGGCAACGCCCTTAACAGCACTCATAGATCCGGATTCTATCGACTTTATAAAGCCAGAATTTATGCCAGAAAGGATATGGAAATACTGTCTGGATCGAGGACATGATATATCGAAAGACAAGGGTCGGACAATTCGAACCATTCTTGAAAGTCTTGCAATGAAATATCGCTATATCCTGGAGCAGTTGGAAGAAGTTTCCCAAACAACGCTCGATCCAATACATATCGTCGGGGGAGGGGCCCAAAACCGTCTTTTAAATCAGTTCACCGCTGATGTCACAGGGAAAAAGGTGCTGTCAGGTCCTGTGGAAGCAACGGCTCTGGGAAACCTCATCATGCAATTGGTCGCGATGGGCAAAATCTCCGGTTTAAAGGAGGGAAGGCAACTAATTAGAAAATCATTCCCCCCCGAAACATTTCTCCCAGCGGTCACGGATGCTTGGGATTCGCCCTACGCCAATTTCTGTAATTTGGTTGGTAGGTAA
- the rplT gene encoding 50S ribosomal protein L20, with protein sequence MPRATNAPATRKRRKRILRTARGYWGNKSRLYRFAKDAVDRAGQYAYRDRRKKKSEWRKLWIVRVNAACRANGISYSQFIYGLKEAGIELNRKALSEIAIHDEVAFKLLVVKVKSVLG encoded by the coding sequence ATGCCAAGAGCGACAAACGCACCCGCTACCCGAAAACGCCGTAAGCGTATATTACGAACGGCTCGCGGCTATTGGGGGAATAAGTCAAGACTTTATCGCTTCGCCAAGGATGCGGTTGATCGTGCTGGTCAGTATGCCTACAGGGATCGTCGAAAAAAGAAGAGCGAATGGCGGAAGTTGTGGATTGTTCGGGTCAATGCTGCTTGTCGTGCAAATGGGATCAGTTACAGTCAATTCATCTATGGACTTAAGGAGGCCGGAATCGAGCTAAACCGTAAGGCACTTTCCGAGATTGCGATTCATGATGAAGTGGCTTTTAAGTTGCTAGTCGTTAAGGTGAAATCAGTTCTCGGGTGA